In Stenotrophomonas sp. ESTM1D_MKCIP4_1, a single genomic region encodes these proteins:
- a CDS encoding DUF1833 family protein, which produces MPRVLSAAAARSILAEDTAETWLCLLTITHPDLQTIRIVNNTEPVARGSTVWQPYPFEASFPDDTDDATPNVSLRIDNVDRDITRQIKALQGPRPQVRLEAVLASQPSTVEMGPFNFTVLQVDFNIMELSVQIGYQEDFLNQGVPAQTYTPSNSPGLFV; this is translated from the coding sequence ATGCCCCGAGTCCTCTCAGCTGCTGCCGCCAGATCAATCCTGGCAGAAGACACGGCCGAAACCTGGCTGTGCCTGCTGACCATCACCCACCCGGATCTGCAGACGATCCGGATCGTCAACAACACCGAGCCCGTGGCACGGGGAAGTACCGTCTGGCAGCCGTACCCGTTCGAGGCATCGTTTCCCGACGACACGGACGATGCGACCCCGAACGTGTCGCTGCGCATCGACAACGTCGACCGTGACATCACCCGGCAGATCAAGGCGCTGCAGGGACCGCGCCCGCAGGTCCGTCTGGAGGCCGTGCTGGCGAGCCAGCCCAGCACCGTGGAGATGGGGCCGTTCAACTTCACCGTGCTGCAGGTGGACTTCAACATCATGGAGCTGAGCGTGCAGATCGGCTACCAGGAAGACTTCCTCAATCAAGGCGTGCCCGCTCAGACCTACACGCCATCCAATTCGCCCGGGCTGTTCGTATGA
- a CDS encoding NlpC/P60 family protein, with the protein MRKWIGIPYKGDKFCREFARMVLAEQGIPMPDVSAPTDATGWAEVEMPERFDVVVFNSAGRPWHVGVCMGSGDFLHVELGRTSRIERLGSPMWEARIAGFYRYMGKKDE; encoded by the coding sequence ATGAGGAAGTGGATCGGCATCCCGTACAAGGGCGACAAGTTCTGCCGCGAATTCGCCCGCATGGTTCTGGCCGAGCAGGGAATCCCCATGCCTGATGTGTCGGCACCGACCGATGCAACTGGCTGGGCCGAGGTCGAGATGCCGGAGCGCTTCGACGTGGTGGTGTTCAACAGCGCGGGCAGGCCGTGGCACGTCGGCGTGTGTATGGGCAGCGGCGATTTCCTGCACGTCGAGCTGGGCCGCACCAGCCGCATCGAGCGGCTTGGCTCTCCCATGTGGGAGGCGCGCATCGCCGGCTTCTATCGCTACATGGGGAAGAAAGATGAATGA